Below is a genomic region from Patescibacteria group bacterium.
GCATTTTTACGAAGCGCTTTTTCGGTTTCTGGATCAAATTTAAAACCCAAAGCATTTTTAAAACGAACCGCGCGCAAGATTCGCAAATGATCTTCGCCAATTCTTTTTTCGGGATTGCCAATAAATCGCAAGATCTTATTCTTAATATCTTTTTGCCCGTCAACCCAATCGATTACTTTATTTGAAAGAGGATCATACAAAAGGGCATTAACCGTAAAATCTCGGCGTTTAACATCTTCTTCGGCGGTTGCCCAGGAGACTTGGGATGGTCGGCGAGAATCACGATAATCCGCTTCGGTGCGAAAGGTGGCGACTTCAAATTGATGTTTATTTTTGATCACCAAAATCACCCCAAATTTTTTCCCCACCGCCACGGTTTTAGAAAATAGTTTTTCGACTTCGTCGGGTTTTGCCGAGGTGACAATATCAAAATCATGGGGAGTTTTACCCATGACAATATCTCGTACGCACCCGCCAACCCAATAGACTTCGTGTCCGGCATTTTTGAGTTTTTTGACAATTTCCAAGGCTGTTTTTTTCATAATTAATTTAATATTAGCATGAATTCCGCTAAAAATGAAGCTTTGACGAATCCGCTCCGGTTTGATATTGTGGAGAAAGGAGGTAAAATGTCTAAAAAATTTACTTATGAGACTATCAAAAAATCAAAAAAAGACTTAAAAATTGAGCCAAATCTACCAGATTATGACAAGACCCATCAAACTTGGGATTGGAAGAAGGCTGAAAAAGCCCTAACTTGGTTTCCGGGCCACAAAATCAACGCTGCTTACAATGCCATTGACCGGCATGCCGAAGGTGAACGTAAAAACAAAGTGGCACTTTACTGGATGGGCGAAGACGGCACCAAAAAGGAATTCACTTTTTGGGAGATGCAGAATTTATCAAACCAAGTCGCTAATATCTTAAAAAATCATGGACTCGAAAAAGGCGAACGAGTTTTCCTATTTTTACCCAGAAATCCCGAACTTTATTTTAGCTTTTTGGGAGTGATTAAAACTGGCGCCATTGCCGGCACCATGTTTCAGGCCTTTGGACCCGAAGGGATACGCGACCGTTTGCAAAATTCCGGCGCCAAATTTTTAATCACCACCAGCGAAATGGTCAAACGCGTTTACAAAATTAAAAAAGATCTTCCAAATTTAGAAAAAATCTTTTTAACTGATGTCAAACCTGGCCAAAAACTCAAAAAAGGCGAAGTCGACTTTCAAAAAGAAATGAAATCAGCCTCAGTTGAGTTTAAAGTCGTGGAAATGAAACCCGAAGATTACGCCTTTATGCTTTATACTTCAGGCACCACTGGCAAACCCAAAGGCGTGGTACATAGGCACTTAGCTATTTTACAGGAACATTTTACCGCCAAGTGGGTTTTAGACATTCATGATTCTGATATTTATTGGTGCACGGCTGATCCGGGCTGGGTGACCGGCATCGCTTATGAAATTTTAGGGGTTTGGTCAATTGGTGCCTCGTCAGTGGTTTATGATGGCAGATTTGATCCGGCAACTTGGTATCAGATTTTGCAGGATTATGAAGTCACAGTTTGGTATACCGCGCCAACCGCAATTCGCATGTTGGCAAAATCTGGCACTGATTTGGTCAAAAAATATGATTTATCCCATTTGCGCTATATGGCTTCGGTGGGTGAACCTTTAAATCCTGAACCGATTAAATGGGGCATGAAAGCTTTTGGTTTGCCATTTCATGATAACTGGTGGCAGACCGAGATTGGCGGCATTTCCATTGCCAATTACCCAACCATGGACATCCGTTTAGGTTCAATGGGCAAGCCAATTCCTGGCGTCTTTGCCACCATTTTGTCGGATGATGGCAAGGAATTGCCAAATTTGCATGAAGGCAATTTAGTTTTAAAGCCGGCTTTTCCGTCGCTCATGAAAGCCATTTGGCGCCGTCCCGGCAAATTTAAATCTTATTTTATGAAGGGGCTGGCTGGCCACGAGCGGGGAGTCGAGTGGTATATTACCGGCGACCGTGCCTTCAAAGACAAAGACGGTTATTTTTGGTTTATTGGTCGTGCTGACGATGTCATTAAAACTGCCGGCGAAAGAGTTGGTCCGTTTGAAGTCGAATCTGCCTTAATTGACACCGGCAAAGTCATTGAAGCAGGCGTCATCGGCAAGCCAGATCCAGAACGTGGCGAAATTATCAAAGCCTTTTGTATATTGCGGCAAGGCGTGACCCCATCTGAAAAATTGAAAACAGAACTCTCAGAATATGTCAAAAAACATTTAGCCGGCCACGCCTACCCCAAAGAAATTGAATTTGTCGAAACTTTACCAAAAACCCGCTCAGGCAAAATTATGCGACGTGTTTTAAAAGCCAAAGAACTCGGTTTACCGGTTGGCGACACCTCGACACTTGAAGAGTATTAAATCGCCTCATCGGCGATCCGCCAGAGAGGCGGAATATACAAAAAAGCTTCTGGAAAACTTGAATCTATAACCTAGGAGCTTTTTTTATTGGCAAAAATTTCGAATTATGGTATAATTTTGATATTAGTAAGGAATTAAAATAATGGAAAAATTAAAATTAGCGGTTTTAATCGGCCGTGGTGGCAGGTTAGAAGCCCTCTATAATAATTGCCAAAAATCAGGACTTGCAGAAATCGTGGCGGTAATTTCACATAAAAAAGAATCACCCGGGATTGAGTGGGCAAAAAAGCAGGGGATTGAGGCTTTTTATTTTCGCTGGTCAGATTTCAAAATCAACAATAATAACCGTTGCGCTTTTGACACCGAATTAGCTAAAAAATTACAAAAATCAAACCCAGACCTAATTGTTATGGCTGGCTGGGATTTGATAATTCACGACGAACTAATCTCCAAATTTCCCAATAAAGTTATCAATATTCATCCCGCCTTATGTCCCGCATTTCCCGGTACGGA
It encodes:
- the acsA gene encoding acetate--CoA ligase, which codes for MSKKFTYETIKKSKKDLKIEPNLPDYDKTHQTWDWKKAEKALTWFPGHKINAAYNAIDRHAEGERKNKVALYWMGEDGTKKEFTFWEMQNLSNQVANILKNHGLEKGERVFLFLPRNPELYFSFLGVIKTGAIAGTMFQAFGPEGIRDRLQNSGAKFLITTSEMVKRVYKIKKDLPNLEKIFLTDVKPGQKLKKGEVDFQKEMKSASVEFKVVEMKPEDYAFMLYTSGTTGKPKGVVHRHLAILQEHFTAKWVLDIHDSDIYWCTADPGWVTGIAYEILGVWSIGASSVVYDGRFDPATWYQILQDYEVTVWYTAPTAIRMLAKSGTDLVKKYDLSHLRYMASVGEPLNPEPIKWGMKAFGLPFHDNWWQTEIGGISIANYPTMDIRLGSMGKPIPGVFATILSDDGKELPNLHEGNLVLKPAFPSLMKAIWRRPGKFKSYFMKGLAGHERGVEWYITGDRAFKDKDGYFWFIGRADDVIKTAGERVGPFEVESALIDTGKVIEAGVIGKPDPERGEIIKAFCILRQGVTPSEKLKTELSEYVKKHLAGHAYPKEIEFVETLPKTRSGKIMRRVLKAKELGLPVGDTSTLEEY
- the purN gene encoding phosphoribosylglycinamide formyltransferase — translated: MEKLKLAVLIGRGGRLEALYNNCQKSGLAEIVAVISHKKESPGIEWAKKQGIEAFYFRWSDFKINNNNRCAFDTELAKKLQKSNPDLIVMAGWDLIIHDELISKFPNKVINIHPALCPAFPGTEAEKQALDYGVQFTGCTVHFVTDEGVDTGPIIQQAVVKIEKGETVESLQAKIHQGEDEILAEAVKLIALKKIKISGRRVEI